The nucleotide window TGATCGCCGATTATTTTCCCAAGCAGCGCCTGGCCATGGCCATGAGTGTGTTCGGCATGGGAATTTTCATCGGCTCTGGTTTGGCCATGTTCATCAACGGCCTTGTCGTGGGAATGACTTCGCAACAGACGATGCTGGAATTGCCGTTCATCGGCGCCATCTTTCCCTGGCAGAAAATTTTCTTTGTGATCGGCGTGCCGGGCTTGCTCATCGCCGCCTTGATGTTTACTGTAAGAGAACCGGCGCGCCGCGGCGTCCCCTCCGGGCGGGATGCCAACGCCGGCCAAACACAATATCCCCTGCGCGAAGTCTTCGCCTACATTCGCGCAAACAAAATGACGTTCCTCTGCCACAATCTCGGCTTTGCGTTGTTCGCCCTGCACAACTATGCTGCGAACGCCTGGATTCCTCCATTCTTTACGCGTACTTATGGGTGGGAGGCGTCAAAAGTCGGAATTGTTTACGGTCCGATCATTGTCGTTTTCGGCACGATAGGCATTTTGCTGGGTGGTTACCTCACGGATTGGCTAGCCAAGCGCGGCTATGCCGATGCCAAGCTGCGCACGGGCTTGATTGCAGCGCTAGCGCTTATGCCCACGATCCTTCTCTATCCGCTCATGCCGAATGGTGAAACGGCATTGCTGGCGCTGATTCCGGTGAATATCTTTGCGAGTTTTGCCTTTGGCGCAGCCACCGCGGCAATTCA belongs to Cytophagia bacterium CHB2 and includes:
- a CDS encoding MFS transporter gives rise to the protein MSQYDPSPPLPRPAYAWYVVAILTLAAISAYIDRLILSLLVAPIKRDFIISDTEMSLLMGFSFALFYTVLGLPIGRLADSHSRQKIIIIGITLWSLMTALSGIAQNYGHLFLARVGVGVGEAALFPAAYSMIADYFPKQRLAMAMSVFGMGIFIGSGLAMFINGLVVGMTSQQTMLELPFIGAIFPWQKIFFVIGVPGLLIAALMFTVREPARRGVPSGRDANAGQTQYPLREVFAYIRANKMTFLCHNLGFALFALHNYAANAWIPPFFTRTYGWEASKVGIVYGPIIVVFGTIGILLGGYLTDWLAKRGYADAKLRTGLIAALALMPTILLYPLMPNGETALLALIPVNIFASFAFGAATAAIQEVTPNQMRAQISALYLFLINLIGLGFGPTAVALTTDFVFGDENAVRYSLIIVGAIALLLAALLFWLGLKPYRRSLANLQEQAAASR